One window of the Balaenoptera ricei isolate mBalRic1 chromosome X, mBalRic1.hap2, whole genome shotgun sequence genome contains the following:
- the CITED1 gene encoding cbp/p300-interacting transactivator 1 isoform X1, translating to MEPSAQQLQLAASPPTNLSNFCQSSEMPTMSRPALDVKGGTSPMKEDANPEMSSLAYSNLAVKDRKAVAILHYPGVTSNGTKANGAPASSSGSPSPISSPTAAPPTKPPPFNLHPAPHLLASMQLQKLNSQYHGMAAATPGQPGEAGPLPNWGFGAQAGGAGSLSPSAGAQSPAIIDSDPVDEEVLMSLVVELGLDRANELPELWLGQNEFDFTADFPSGC from the exons ATGGAGCCATCCG CACAACAGCTCCAGCTGGCAGCATCACCTCCCACCAATTTATCCAACTTCTGCCAAAGCTCTGAAATGCCAACTATGTCGAGGCCTGCACTTGATGTCAAGGGTGGCACCTCACCTATGAAGGAg GATGCCAACCCAGAGATGAGCTCTCTGGCCTACTCTAACCTGGCGGTGAAAGATCGCAAAGCAGTGGCCATCCTGCACTACCCCGGGGTAACCTCGAATGGAACCAAGGCCAATGGGGCTCCCGCTAGTTCCTCGGGATCTCCATCTCCAATAAGCTCTCCTACTGCCGCCCCTCCCACTAAACCCCCACCCTTCAACCTGCACCCCGCCCCTCACCTACTGGCCAGTATGCAGCTGCAGAAACTTAATAGCCAGTATCATGGGATGGCCGCCGCCACTCCAGGCCAACCTGGGGAGGCAGGGCCCCTGCCAAACTGGGGCTTCGGGGCTCAGGCGGGAGGGGCGGGGTCACTCTCTCCTTCTGCTGGTGCCCAGAGCCCTGCCATCATCGATTCAGACCCGGTGGATGAGGAGGTGCTGATGTCACTGGTGGTGGAACTGGGACTGGACCGAGCCAATGAGCTGCCGGAGCTGTGGCTGGGGCAGAATGAGTTTGACTTCACTGCAGACTTTCCATCTGGCTGCTGA
- the CITED1 gene encoding cbp/p300-interacting transactivator 1 isoform X2, protein MPTMSRPALDVKGGTSPMKEDANPEMSSLAYSNLAVKDRKAVAILHYPGVTSNGTKANGAPASSSGSPSPISSPTAAPPTKPPPFNLHPAPHLLASMQLQKLNSQYHGMAAATPGQPGEAGPLPNWGFGAQAGGAGSLSPSAGAQSPAIIDSDPVDEEVLMSLVVELGLDRANELPELWLGQNEFDFTADFPSGC, encoded by the exons ATGCCAACTATGTCGAGGCCTGCACTTGATGTCAAGGGTGGCACCTCACCTATGAAGGAg GATGCCAACCCAGAGATGAGCTCTCTGGCCTACTCTAACCTGGCGGTGAAAGATCGCAAAGCAGTGGCCATCCTGCACTACCCCGGGGTAACCTCGAATGGAACCAAGGCCAATGGGGCTCCCGCTAGTTCCTCGGGATCTCCATCTCCAATAAGCTCTCCTACTGCCGCCCCTCCCACTAAACCCCCACCCTTCAACCTGCACCCCGCCCCTCACCTACTGGCCAGTATGCAGCTGCAGAAACTTAATAGCCAGTATCATGGGATGGCCGCCGCCACTCCAGGCCAACCTGGGGAGGCAGGGCCCCTGCCAAACTGGGGCTTCGGGGCTCAGGCGGGAGGGGCGGGGTCACTCTCTCCTTCTGCTGGTGCCCAGAGCCCTGCCATCATCGATTCAGACCCGGTGGATGAGGAGGTGCTGATGTCACTGGTGGTGGAACTGGGACTGGACCGAGCCAATGAGCTGCCGGAGCTGTGGCTGGGGCAGAATGAGTTTGACTTCACTGCAGACTTTCCATCTGGCTGCTGA